The window GGAAGGGAGCCGAAGGGCGCGCATCCGGGGAGGGCATCGTGCTGAACCCGGAGATACCGTTTCCGTGCGGAAGGGGGATACCTTGGCGCGCCTCGCGAAGAGGCACGGCGTTCGCGTGAAGGAACTCGCGAGCGCGAACGGACTGAAGCCGAATTCGAAGCTGAAGGTGGGCGCGCACCTGGTCCTGCCGGACCGTATCGGCGCCGCGGAGTCGCGCACGGCTCGGAACGCAGGGAAGCGGTCCCCGCGCTACAAGGTGCACAAGGGGGATACGCTCGACCAGATCGCGCGTGTCTACGGAGTCCCGGTCGACCGCCTTGCGGGTCGGAACCGGCTGAAAAAGGGTCAACTCCTCCGCGTTGGCCTCGTTCTCGTCATCCCGCTGGAGTCCTGATCTGCCCCGGTCCGTCCCGTACATCTACCTCGACAACGCGGCGACCTCTCTGCCCAAGCCACCCGGTGTGGCGAAGGCCGTGGGGGACGCCATCCTGCGGGCCGGGAACCCCGGTCGCTCCGGGCACGCCCTCTCCATCCGCTCCGCCCGCGACCTGTTCGCCGCGCGGGAGAGCCTGGCGGAAGTATTCGGATGCGCCGACAGCTCCCGCTTCGTTTTTTCGGAAAACGCAACCTTCGCGCTGAATCAGGCGATTAAGGGGGTGCTCCGGCCGGGCGACCACGTGGTGACCACCTCCGTGGAACACAACTCGGTGATGCGGCCCCTTCGCCGGATGGAGGAGGCGGGCGTTCGCGTCACGGTCGTGCCGGCAGGAAAAGACGGGGTGACGGAGGCGCGGGACATGATCGGCGCATTTCGGGAGCAGACGCGCCTGGTCGTGATCGTGCACGCCTCGAACGTCTCGGGAGCGCTGCAGCCGGTGGAAGACGTCGTCGCGGCGGCGCACCGCCGCGGGATCCTGACGCTGATCGACGCCGCCCAGACGGCGGGGTCCCTGCCGATCGACCTATCCTCCCTGCCGGTGGATCTGCTGGCCGCTTCCGGCCACAAGGGACTCCTCGGGCCGCAGGGGACCGGGTTTCTTTTCGTCCGGGAGGGTGTTCCGATCGTTCCACTGATCGAGGGGGGGACGGGCAGCCGATCC is drawn from Candidatus Deferrimicrobium sp. and contains these coding sequences:
- a CDS encoding aminotransferase class V-fold PLP-dependent enzyme, which codes for MASFSSSRWSPDLPRSVPYIYLDNAATSLPKPPGVAKAVGDAILRAGNPGRSGHALSIRSARDLFAARESLAEVFGCADSSRFVFSENATFALNQAIKGVLRPGDHVVTTSVEHNSVMRPLRRMEEAGVRVTVVPAGKDGVTEARDMIGAFREQTRLVVIVHASNVSGALQPVEDVVAAAHRRGILTLIDAAQTAGSLPIDLSSLPVDLLAASGHKGLLGPQGTGFLFVREGVPIVPLIEGGTGSRSESDHQPEFLPDALESGTQNSVGVAGLAVSLSWILRKGVETIRRREIVLVDLLLQGLSRMPGVMVYGPADPARRGSAVSFRVEGMDPAEVGMRLEKRGGVLVRAGLHCSPNGHRALGTFPAGTVRVSPGPFTTRAEIATFLSSLRKIRDSSA